In Candidatus Vicinibacter proximus, the genomic stretch AGAAAAAAATGAAGAACTCGCTATTGCAGAAACCAATGATACCGGCAAACCGCTCAATCTTTCCAGCAACATTGAAATTCCGCGTGCAGCCTCCAATTTCAGATTTTTTGCCACCGCTGCCATGCAGTTTGCCTCCGAAAGCCACGCCACACCGGATTCCATAAACTACACCTTAAGACAACCCATAGGTGTGGTAGGATGTATATCTCCATGGAACCTTCCTCTGTATTTATTTACCTGGAAGATTGCTCCTGCGCTTGCTGCGGGGAATTGTGTGATCGCCAAACCTTCAGAATTAAGTCCTACTACAGCTTGTATGTTGGGGGAAATTGCAAACGAAGCCGGACTGCCAAAAGGTGTTTTAAACATTCTACATGGACTTGGACCAAAATTGGGTGATGCCATTGTTAGAGATCCGGAGATTAAGGCAATTTCATTTACCGGGGGCACAAAAACAGGACAGACTATATCCTCCATTGCAGGGCCAATGTTTAAAAAACTTAGCCTTGAGCTAGGGGGTAAAAATCCTTGTTTGGTTTTTGAAGATTGTGATTACGCTAAAACCCTTAGTGAAGTGGCACGTTTGGCATTTTCCAATCAGGGACAGATTTGTCTTTGTGGATCAAGAATCCTGATTCACCAAAGCATCTATGACAAATTCAAAACAGATTTAGTCAATCGGGTTTCGCACTTAAAAATTGGTGATCCCATGGAAGATGGTACCCAAATTGGATCTGTTATTTCTGCAGCTCACCGCGATAAAATCATGTCCTATATCGCACTCGCTAAAGAGGAAGGTGGACAACTACTCACAGGTGGAAATGCGGTCTATCCGGAAGGCAGATGCAGACATGGATTTTTTGTAGAGCCCACTATTTTTGAAAACCTTGGGCCGTCGTGCCGGATCAACCAGGAAGAAGTTTTTGGACCTGTAATCACCTTGCAAAGTTTCAACAATGAAGAAGAAGCATTAACACTGGCAAATGATAGTGCATATGGGCTAGCTGCTACTGTTTGGACAAAAGATCTGAGCAGAGCTCACAGAATGGCTCAACGGCTCAATACAGGAATCGTTTGGATTAATTGCTGGCTCAATCGTGACCTCAGGACTGCATTTGGAGGAATGAATCAAAGTGGTGTTGGTCGTGAAGGGGGCTGGGAAGCCATGCGATTCTTTACCGAACCTAAAAATGTGTGCATTAAATACCTTTGAGCACTTCATAGAAGATGTACGCTCATTCATGGTGTCCGAAGAGGGAATCATCTAAAAACTAAGGACAAAACAGCGGATTGTCTTACCTTTACTTTTGAATGAAAACCTTATTTCATCTGGGAAAATATGTAGTGTGGCTGGGCCAGGTATTCAAAAAACCTGAGAACGCCACGATGTATTGGCGTGAGACACTTCGCCAAATGATCAACATAGGTATTGGATCCCTCATTATCATTGCCATCATTTCCGTATTTATCGGGGCGGTAACTGCAGTCCAGTTTTCCTACCAAATGGAAGGCTCACTGATCCCAAGATATTATATCGGTTATATCGTGCGGGATATGACGATTATGGAATTGGCACCAACTTTTAGTTGTATGGTATTGGCCGGAAAGGTTGGTTCCAATCTGGCTTCCGAAATCGGTGGTATGCGGCAAAAAGAACACATTGATGCCATGGAGATCATGGGGGTAAATACTGCAGCCTATTTGGTCCAACCTAAAATAATTGCATCGATCATAGTGATTCCGATGTTAGTCTGTGTCGGTGCATTCATCAGCATTATTGGTGGTTATTTAGCCAGTGTACCTACAGGTTTGTTCAGCAATGAAGAATACGTTCAGGGCCTGAGATCCTTTTTTGTTCCCTACAACGTCACAATGATGTTTGTTAAAGCCGTCACCTTTTCATTTCTTCTTACTACCATTTCATGTTATCAGGGATACTTTGTGAAAGGGGGCAGCATTGAGTTGGGGAATGCCAGTACACAAGCTGTCGTTTATTCCAACATACTGATTTTGTTGTCAGATTATATTATTGCAATGTTAATGACCACATGATCAGAGCAGAAAATATTTACAAAAATTTTGGAACCCAGGAGGTTTTAAAAAATATCAGCTGCACCTTCGAACAAGGGAAAACCAATCTGATTATCGGAAGGTCAGGTGCCGGAAAAACAGTTTTTCTTAAAATCCTTATTGGCTTAGTAACGCCCACTCAGGGACATGTTTATTTTAATGATGTCGATTTTTATTCTCTCAATAAAAAACAAACCCGTGAATTAAGAATGCAAATAGGTATGTTGTTTCAAGGTTCTGCATTGTTTGATTCCATGACGGTGGAGGAAAATATTCGTTTTCCGATGGACATGTTTACTACCAAAACAGCTAAAGAAAAACTAATGCAGGTAGATCATTGTCTGGAACGTGTGAATCTACAAGGAAACAATAAAAAGTATCCGTCCGAATTATCCGGCGGAATGCAAAAAAGAGTGGGTATTGCAAGAGCTATTGTACTGAATCCAAAATATCTTTTTTGTGATGAACCAAACAGCGGGTTGGATCCTAAAACCAGCATTGTAATTGATGATTTAATTATGGACATCACGCATGAAATGAACATAATTACGGTGATTAATACGCACGACATGAACAGTGTAATGCAAATCGGTGAAAAAATTGTCTTCTTTCATGAAGGCAGACTGGAATGGACAGGAACCAAAGATGAAGTTTTAGCCAGTACAAATGAGATCCTCGAAGGCTTTATTTTTGCTTCTCCTTTTCTACAAAAACTTAGGGCACAAATTAAAATTTAAACTTTTATATTAGAATTGAGAAATGGCACAAACAGATAAACAAATGACGACCACAAAAAAAACAAAATGGTGGATTTGGGCATTGATTGCCGCCATAATTTTACTCATAACGGCAGCAATATTAAAAAACAAATCAAAGCCTAAAGGAACGGAGGTAGTAGTTGAAAAAGTAGAGCTTAGGGATATCACTGAAACCGTTTCTGCAAGTGGAAAGATATATCCCGAGAAAGAAATAAAAATCTCGTCTGATGTGTCCGGAGAAATTGTTGAGCTCTATGTGGAAGAAGGAGATTCTGTGAAAGCAGGCCAGATCATTGCACGCATCAATCCTGATGTTTATTTATCAGCAGTGGAAAGATCTTCTGCAGGAGTTAATGCAGCAAGATCACAAGCAGGTGCAAGCAAAGTTAACATTAATGCTGCCGAAGCACAGAAAGATCAGGTCAAAGCTCAGGTTGAAAATGCACAAAAAGTTTTTGCGAGGAATAAAAAATTATTCAGCGATGGCATTATTTCTCAGGCCGACCTTGAAGCTTCGGAAGCACAATTAAAAAATCTGGAATCCAGTCTGAGATCAGCAGAATCAAACATTGAGGCCATTAAAAAACAATCTCAAGGCTCATCCTATCAAGTAAAAGATGCAGAGGCTGTATTGAAAGAACAAAAAACCAATTTAGGAAGGACCACGATTAAGGCGCCCGCTGGTGGCATTATTTCTAAACTCAATGTGGAAAAAGGGGAACGTGTGGTAGGTACTATGCAAATGAGCGGTACAGAAATGATGCGCATTGCTGATCTAAACGCAATGGAAGTCCAGGTTGAAGTAAGCGAAAATGATATAGTCAGAGTGAATATCGGTGATGAGGCAGATATTGAAGTCGATGCATATCAAAATAAAAAATTCACGGGAAGGGTAACTGAAGTATCCAACAGTGCTTCAAACTTAGGAACCGGCATTGGCGGTTCAATCTCTACAGATCAGGTCACCAAATTTATAGTGAAGGTCAGGATAGAAAAGGAATCTTATGCAGATTTGGTTGCAGGTAACAGTGCTGCTCCATTCAAACCAGGAATGTCTGCAACCGTAGAAATTAAAACCAGTAAAGTGGAAAATGTTTTAAGCATTCCTATTCAGGCGGTAGTTGCCTATGACCCCGACGCAGAATTGAAAAAGAAAAAAGAAAAGGAAAAAGCAGCAGGAGAAAGTATCGCCAAAACAGAAAAAAAAGTTGCCATTAAAGAAAATCCATTCATCGAAGCAGTATTTATACTTATGGGTGATACGGTCCACAGAGTGGATGTTAAAACCGGCATCCAGGATCAGAATTTTATTGAAATAATCAGTGGACTGAAAGAAGGGGATGAAGTGGTAACCGGACCCTATGTGGCTATTTCCAGAGAACTAAAATCTGGTAACAAAGCACATAGAAAGAAGGAAGAGAGCGATGAAAAGAAAAAGAAATAATGTAATCTTTCCTTCCAAAGCGCAACCTGTTGTCAAGAAATTTCGATAAGCTCAGTGGAATGAAAATACTTTCTTAGGAAAATAAAAAAAAATCCCTCTACCTGCAATTATACAATGAACACGCGGGCATAATTCTTTATAAGAAACAATGAAATTTACACTTATTTTTCTCGCTCTTCTTTTAAGCAGTCATTCCGTCCGGACACAAAACATCTGGAATATTCTCAGCCAGGTAAAGTATAAAAAAATAGTGGATGCCAATCTAGGATTTGAGGTAGATTATCCAATCTTCAGCGCTGAATTAAAATCTTATGAGGGTAAGGAGATTGTGGTAAAAGGCTTCATTATTCCGCGGGATGGTTATAAAAGCCACACTGAATTTGTGCTCTCGGCATTGCCGGTAAAGTCATGCTATTTTTGTGGCGGTGCCGGGCCAGAGACAGTCATAGAGGTAATTGCCAAAAACGGGATTCCATTCACTGCGGATAAAATTGAACTGAAAGGAACACTGAAACTAAATACCCAGGATTTAAACCGGCTGATGTTTCAACTGACGAATGCAGAGCGGACACAATGAGAAATTGATTGAATTAATGTCTGAAATTAAATATTTTATAAATATTATATTTATTTAATATGATTTGGTATTTCTCCATTACAAACGGCATTTTTGTCTGTATGATTTGAACTAAATCAATATCTTTGCGGTTCTTAAGGGCGAACCAGTAATGAAAGAATTGAATTTAGAAAAAGAGGAGTTTATTTCAAAAGTCAAGTTGGCTTTAAAGACTCTAAGAGAATATCAAAAACCCGATAATAAAAAAGCCATCATCCAGATATTGAATTCGTTTGGACCTTTTTTTGGTATATGGGTGGCCATTTATTTTTTATGGGATTACAGCATTGTCTTGTCTGTGCTATTGGCAATATTGAATGCATTTTTTCTAGTGCGGATTTTTATCATTCAACACGATTGCGGACACAACAGTTTTGTGGAATCTACAAGTTGGCGCAAACGAATAGGTTATTTCTGTAGTTTAGTGAGTTCCGTGCCTTATAGCTATTGGGCAAAATCTCACCATTTTCACCACATGAACAACGGTATGCTCGAGGTAAGAGATATTGGTGATATTGACACGCTAACGGTAAAAGAATTTGCCTCCTTGACCAAATTCCAAAGACTTAAATATCGATTATACCGCTCTGGGATCGTCATGTTTTTCTTTGGACCGCTTTACTATATTTTTATTCATAATAGATTACCATTGGTAAATCTTGAAGAATTCAAAAAGTACAAGCCAGGTTTGTTTTTGAATAATGTAATTTATGCAGCCATCATGGTTGGCTTGTGTTTCATACTCGACTGGAAGAAATTTCTTACCGTGCACATGCTCATACTTTCCTTGTTCGCCATAATTGCCATTTGGTTTTTTTATATCCAGCATCAGCATGAGCATGGTTATAAAGAATGGAGAAATCGGTGGGAGTTTATGTATGCAGCCATCAAAGGAAGCAGTTATTATAAATTGCCTAAAATATTACATTGGTTTACCGGAAATATAGCCATTCACCACATCCATCACTTAAATCCGGCAATTCCTAATTATAATCTTCAAAAATGTGAGAAGGCCATTCCGTGGTTTCATAAATACACTACGGAGATCACGGTATGGGAAAGCTTTAAATTAGCGACCCACAAATTATGGGACGAAAATACCCAGCGGATGATCACCTTCCGGGAATATTACCGTATGGAAAAAATGGGATTGATAGGCGCATAGTTATTATTTTTTATTATCTAGTTTTTACAAGTAACTGAATCAAGAAGTTGGTCTTACCATTTAATAGTTGAAGGTAATATCCTTTGGACTGATTAACTTTGCAGCCTGTGGCAGACAATACATCCTTGGAATCCCTCTTTTTGAATGATCCCAATGCGCAAAAGCTTTACCGGCTAATCAAAGAAGA encodes the following:
- a CDS encoding fatty acid desaturase, which gives rise to MKELNLEKEEFISKVKLALKTLREYQKPDNKKAIIQILNSFGPFFGIWVAIYFLWDYSIVLSVLLAILNAFFLVRIFIIQHDCGHNSFVESTSWRKRIGYFCSLVSSVPYSYWAKSHHFHHMNNGMLEVRDIGDIDTLTVKEFASLTKFQRLKYRLYRSGIVMFFFGPLYYIFIHNRLPLVNLEEFKKYKPGLFLNNVIYAAIMVGLCFILDWKKFLTVHMLILSLFAIIAIWFFYIQHQHEHGYKEWRNRWEFMYAAIKGSSYYKLPKILHWFTGNIAIHHIHHLNPAIPNYNLQKCEKAIPWFHKYTTEITVWESFKLATHKLWDENTQRMITFREYYRMEKMGLIGA
- a CDS encoding ATP-binding cassette domain-containing protein → MIRAENIYKNFGTQEVLKNISCTFEQGKTNLIIGRSGAGKTVFLKILIGLVTPTQGHVYFNDVDFYSLNKKQTRELRMQIGMLFQGSALFDSMTVEENIRFPMDMFTTKTAKEKLMQVDHCLERVNLQGNNKKYPSELSGGMQKRVGIARAIVLNPKYLFCDEPNSGLDPKTSIVIDDLIMDITHEMNIITVINTHDMNSVMQIGEKIVFFHEGRLEWTGTKDEVLASTNEILEGFIFASPFLQKLRAQIKI
- a CDS encoding efflux RND transporter periplasmic adaptor subunit is translated as MTTTKKTKWWIWALIAAIILLITAAILKNKSKPKGTEVVVEKVELRDITETVSASGKIYPEKEIKISSDVSGEIVELYVEEGDSVKAGQIIARINPDVYLSAVERSSAGVNAARSQAGASKVNINAAEAQKDQVKAQVENAQKVFARNKKLFSDGIISQADLEASEAQLKNLESSLRSAESNIEAIKKQSQGSSYQVKDAEAVLKEQKTNLGRTTIKAPAGGIISKLNVEKGERVVGTMQMSGTEMMRIADLNAMEVQVEVSENDIVRVNIGDEADIEVDAYQNKKFTGRVTEVSNSASNLGTGIGGSISTDQVTKFIVKVRIEKESYADLVAGNSAAPFKPGMSATVEIKTSKVENVLSIPIQAVVAYDPDAELKKKKEKEKAAGESIAKTEKKVAIKENPFIEAVFILMGDTVHRVDVKTGIQDQNFIEIISGLKEGDEVVTGPYVAISRELKSGNKAHRKKEESDEKKKK
- a CDS encoding ABC transporter permease, which translates into the protein MKTLFHLGKYVVWLGQVFKKPENATMYWRETLRQMINIGIGSLIIIAIISVFIGAVTAVQFSYQMEGSLIPRYYIGYIVRDMTIMELAPTFSCMVLAGKVGSNLASEIGGMRQKEHIDAMEIMGVNTAAYLVQPKIIASIIVIPMLVCVGAFISIIGGYLASVPTGLFSNEEYVQGLRSFFVPYNVTMMFVKAVTFSFLLTTISCYQGYFVKGGSIELGNASTQAVVYSNILILLSDYIIAMLMTT
- a CDS encoding aldehyde dehydrogenase, yielding MQKIHNYVNGQYIDPVNAKWLDNTNPATGHVISQIPDSDQKDVALAVQAAKEAVDAWSNSSGQLRFKILNRIADLIEEKNEELAIAETNDTGKPLNLSSNIEIPRAASNFRFFATAAMQFASESHATPDSINYTLRQPIGVVGCISPWNLPLYLFTWKIAPALAAGNCVIAKPSELSPTTACMLGEIANEAGLPKGVLNILHGLGPKLGDAIVRDPEIKAISFTGGTKTGQTISSIAGPMFKKLSLELGGKNPCLVFEDCDYAKTLSEVARLAFSNQGQICLCGSRILIHQSIYDKFKTDLVNRVSHLKIGDPMEDGTQIGSVISAAHRDKIMSYIALAKEEGGQLLTGGNAVYPEGRCRHGFFVEPTIFENLGPSCRINQEEVFGPVITLQSFNNEEEALTLANDSAYGLAATVWTKDLSRAHRMAQRLNTGIVWINCWLNRDLRTAFGGMNQSGVGREGGWEAMRFFTEPKNVCIKYL